A single Eulemur rufifrons isolate Redbay chromosome 9, OSU_ERuf_1, whole genome shotgun sequence DNA region contains:
- the SLC25A10 gene encoding mitochondrial dicarboxylate carrier isoform X2: MAAEARVSRWYFGGLASCGAACCTHPLDLLKVHLQTQQEVRLRMTGMALRVVRSDGFLALYNGLSASLCRQMTYSLTRFAIYETVRDQVAKGSQGPLPFHTKVLLGSVSGLTGGFVGTPADLVNVRMQNDMKLPLDQRRNYAHALDGLYRVAREEGLKRLFSGATMASSRGALVTVGQLSCYDQAKQLVLSTGYLSDNIFTHFVASFIAVMAAGDEAPPQGGCATFLCQPLDVLKTRLMNAKGEYQGVFHCAVETAKLGPLAFYKGLFPAGIRLIPHTVLTFVFLEQLRKHFGIKVLS; encoded by the exons ATGGCGGCCGAGGCGCGCGTGTCGCGCTGGTACTTCGGGGGCCTGGCCTCCTGCGGGGCCGCTTGCTGCACGCACCCGCTGGACCTGCTCAAG GTGCATCTGCagacacagcaggaggtgaggctgCGCATGACGGGCATGGCGCTGCGCGTGGTGCGCTCCGACGGCTTCCTGGCGCTCTACAACGGCCTGAGTGCCTCGCTGTGCAGACAG ATGACCTACTCCCTGACTCGGTTCGCCATCTACGAGACTGTGCGGGACCAAGTGGCCAAGGGCAGCCAGGGGCCTCTGCCATTCCACACGAAGGTGTTGCTGGGCTCCGTCAGCG GTTTAACTGGAGGCTTCGTGGGGACTCCTGCGGACCTGGTCAATGTCCG GATGCAGAATGACATGAAGCTGCCCCTCGACCAGCGGCGCAA CTACGCCCATGCCTTGGATGGCCTGTACCGCGTGGCTCGAGAAG AGGGTCTGAAGAGGCTGTTCTCGGGCGCAACCATGGCATCCAGCCGAGGAGCCTTGGTCACCGTGGGCCAG CTGTCCTGCTACGACCAGGCCAAGCAGCTGGTCCTCAGCACCGGGTACCTGTCCGACAATATCTTCACTCACTTCGTGGCCAGCTTCATTGCGGTAA TGGCTGCTGGGGACGAGG CCCCTCCTCAGGGAGGATGCGCCACGTTCCTGTGCCAGCCCCTGGACGTGCTGAAAACCCGCCTGATGAACGCCAAGGGGGAGTATCAG GGCGTGTTCCACTGCGCGGTGGAGACGGCAAAGCTCGGGCCTCTGGCCTTCTACAAG GGCCTGTTTCCCGCCGGCATCCGTCTGATCCCTCACACCGTGCTCACCTTCGTGTTTCTGGAGCAGCTGCGCAAGCACTTCGGCATCAAAGTGCTGTCCTga
- the SLC25A10 gene encoding mitochondrial dicarboxylate carrier isoform X1: protein MAAEARVSRWYFGGLASCGAACCTHPLDLLKVHLQTQQEVRLRMTGMALRVVRSDGFLALYNGLSASLCRQMTYSLTRFAIYETVRDQVAKGSQGPLPFHTKVLLGSVSGLTGGFVGTPADLVNVRMQNDMKLPLDQRRNYAHALDGLYRVAREEGLKRLFSGATMASSRGALVTVGQLSCYDQAKQLVLSTGYLSDNIFTHFVASFIAGGCATFLCQPLDVLKTRLMNAKGEYQGVFHCAVETAKLGPLAFYKGLFPAGIRLIPHTVLTFVFLEQLRKHFGIKVLS, encoded by the exons ATGGCGGCCGAGGCGCGCGTGTCGCGCTGGTACTTCGGGGGCCTGGCCTCCTGCGGGGCCGCTTGCTGCACGCACCCGCTGGACCTGCTCAAG GTGCATCTGCagacacagcaggaggtgaggctgCGCATGACGGGCATGGCGCTGCGCGTGGTGCGCTCCGACGGCTTCCTGGCGCTCTACAACGGCCTGAGTGCCTCGCTGTGCAGACAG ATGACCTACTCCCTGACTCGGTTCGCCATCTACGAGACTGTGCGGGACCAAGTGGCCAAGGGCAGCCAGGGGCCTCTGCCATTCCACACGAAGGTGTTGCTGGGCTCCGTCAGCG GTTTAACTGGAGGCTTCGTGGGGACTCCTGCGGACCTGGTCAATGTCCG GATGCAGAATGACATGAAGCTGCCCCTCGACCAGCGGCGCAA CTACGCCCATGCCTTGGATGGCCTGTACCGCGTGGCTCGAGAAG AGGGTCTGAAGAGGCTGTTCTCGGGCGCAACCATGGCATCCAGCCGAGGAGCCTTGGTCACCGTGGGCCAG CTGTCCTGCTACGACCAGGCCAAGCAGCTGGTCCTCAGCACCGGGTACCTGTCCGACAATATCTTCACTCACTTCGTGGCCAGCTTCATTGCG GGAGGATGCGCCACGTTCCTGTGCCAGCCCCTGGACGTGCTGAAAACCCGCCTGATGAACGCCAAGGGGGAGTATCAG GGCGTGTTCCACTGCGCGGTGGAGACGGCAAAGCTCGGGCCTCTGGCCTTCTACAAG GGCCTGTTTCCCGCCGGCATCCGTCTGATCCCTCACACCGTGCTCACCTTCGTGTTTCTGGAGCAGCTGCGCAAGCACTTCGGCATCAAAGTGCTGTCCTga